A single genomic interval of Cellvibrio sp. PSBB023 harbors:
- a CDS encoding carbohydrate-binding protein, translated as MNKFTLLKKSCWLAMACIGLSATANAVVFQAENYNAFYDTTPGNTGGVFRNDAVDIEATSDTGGGYNVGWIAQGEWLAFNGLTIPTSGNYIVRLRVASPSGATASVDLNGGAIQLGNFTIPATGGWQTWTTVSRTVNLNAGTYSLGVFAQTADWNFNWIEVVADTNNNTNLPTAYPGYTGTYSGYTLKLDERFNSLNTAIWAKGDGAVGNESICRFQPQGVQVANGNLELVVRREYVPGSYSYDHRSEKGPYNFSCGELRTVPSKRIKYGRIEARIKAPSRSVATGYISSLFTYKHEGSPREWEEIDVELEGGRPDKFQANLIYGVNVVDWNGTRQWGAWEHKIDIAPADQWRVYAIDWTPTGIKWFVDGVLVKTLNQDWIDCNPSCVPPQVTYTPIPNDLTELMMNFWIPNDAIQNDFGGNKAGNVYPMVTQYDWVRIYQLNTHPLTNW; from the coding sequence ATGAATAAGTTCACTCTACTGAAAAAAAGTTGTTGGCTAGCCATGGCCTGCATCGGGTTATCTGCCACGGCGAATGCTGTGGTTTTTCAAGCGGAAAATTACAACGCGTTTTACGACACCACACCGGGCAATACCGGTGGTGTATTTCGCAACGACGCCGTGGATATTGAAGCCACCAGCGATACTGGCGGCGGTTACAACGTAGGTTGGATTGCGCAGGGCGAGTGGCTCGCGTTTAACGGCTTAACTATTCCCACCAGCGGCAACTATATCGTTCGTTTGCGGGTCGCTTCTCCTTCAGGCGCTACAGCATCGGTGGATTTAAATGGCGGCGCTATCCAACTGGGTAATTTCACAATTCCCGCCACCGGCGGTTGGCAAACCTGGACCACCGTTAGCCGCACAGTTAATTTGAATGCGGGCACTTACAGCCTGGGTGTGTTTGCACAAACTGCCGACTGGAATTTCAACTGGATTGAAGTGGTCGCTGACACCAATAACAACACTAATTTGCCCACGGCCTATCCAGGGTACACAGGTACTTATTCCGGTTACACCCTCAAACTGGATGAACGGTTTAACAGCCTGAATACCGCCATTTGGGCCAAAGGTGATGGCGCCGTCGGCAATGAATCCATTTGCCGTTTCCAACCGCAAGGCGTGCAAGTGGCCAATGGAAATCTGGAACTGGTGGTGCGCCGCGAGTATGTGCCTGGCAGCTACTCCTACGATCACAGATCGGAAAAGGGCCCCTACAACTTCTCATGCGGTGAACTGCGCACCGTGCCCAGCAAACGCATCAAATACGGCCGTATTGAAGCTCGTATCAAAGCGCCATCACGCAGCGTCGCTACGGGTTATATCTCGTCACTCTTTACTTACAAACACGAAGGCTCACCCAGAGAGTGGGAAGAAATTGACGTGGAGCTGGAAGGTGGTCGCCCGGATAAATTCCAGGCCAACCTGATTTACGGTGTGAACGTTGTGGATTGGAACGGCACTCGTCAATGGGGTGCATGGGAGCACAAAATTGATATAGCTCCGGCTGACCAATGGCGTGTCTATGCCATCGATTGGACGCCAACAGGTATCAAGTGGTTTGTGGATGGTGTGCTGGTTAAAACCTTGAATCAGGACTGGATTGACTGTAACCCATCCTGTGTTCCTCCACAGGTCACCTACACGCCCATCCCCAACGACCTGACCGAACTGATGATGAATTTCTGGATTCCCAACGATGCTATCCAAAACGACTTTGGTGGCAATAAGGCCGGTAACGTTTACCCCATGGTTACCCAATACGACTGGGTGCGGATTTACCAGTTAAATACCCATCCGTTGACTAACTGGTAA
- a CDS encoding chorismate mutase — MEISNELTPEECSSMSDIRTEIDFLDRAIINLIGQRSKYLEAATKLQTSDLTVRSPEQIKTMLLQRREWANAEGVDPDIIEKIYTDLVHHFLQDHLKATQPA; from the coding sequence ATGGAAATCAGCAACGAACTAACGCCAGAAGAATGCAGCAGCATGAGTGATATTCGCACCGAGATTGATTTTCTGGATCGCGCGATTATCAATCTGATTGGTCAGCGTTCCAAATACCTGGAAGCCGCCACCAAATTGCAAACGTCAGATCTGACGGTACGCTCGCCCGAGCAAATTAAAACCATGTTGCTACAGCGCCGCGAGTGGGCCAATGCCGAAGGGGTCGATCCCGATATTATCGAAAAAATCTATACCGATCTGGTGCATCATTTTTTACAGGATCATCTAAAAGCCACGCAGCCTGCCTAG
- a CDS encoding methyl-accepting chemotaxis protein produces the protein MPLSAAERAWLPWFGKTGKLAMGWACWLNKSRYPIMEQTFESIANTRIKLLQQWVKRQWAQLESCSGQLQLLDSHAQLVNESYDTLLRKSLVSMSDCTELFVIDQRGKTLASSYAARIGAEDLDRNAVSAGLAQPFLHGPYKDPQTLAIGKRSSSFHDQVTLMFYLPIALSDGTKGCLCARIPNDVLGDLIQREAGHIFSESGDNYLFMVKSVFDPSIKSGTALSRSRFEDNTFSHGENLTSGVHTNWGAVKIQQHTEFEIRFTDPATNQLHPGVRETIRKGSNLFVTYPGYSDYRHIPVVGKGVTFNLQGSPDTWGMMCEADLEETYRHRSLGFKLMSIYGACVGAGVLTNLTLGYFSNLPHAVINALTLLVLIIGGFIFYHRGPRKLARRLGKMTEVIHAIAEGGGNLQQRLNTQKLANDESGDLGRWTNSFIDNLDHIVGEVIRAADEVMKNSDRLLTHNSQATESSHSVSTAMDKMLLLVSEQLQEISKASGTATDMKKMMENLVEQARTQFESVRTGTQSIRDVVDNSARTIHNLNGRTAEIGNMISLISDITSQTNLLALNAAIEAARAGEHGRGFSVVADEVRSLASRTAGVAREIGEKIEAIRNESQTAAAYMETSVADVDRGLRLAEEASTDNAPLHDIVERMFDIIHHIDQNSQQHGDQVRELSSANNTMSKVVRALQTSSDRLKNTATKLHQLAGEFQVSSR, from the coding sequence ATGCCACTTTCAGCGGCTGAACGCGCCTGGCTGCCCTGGTTTGGTAAAACCGGAAAACTGGCGATGGGATGGGCTTGCTGGTTGAACAAAAGCCGCTACCCCATCATGGAGCAAACCTTTGAGAGTATTGCGAATACCCGCATTAAACTCTTGCAACAATGGGTAAAACGCCAGTGGGCACAGTTGGAGTCCTGCAGTGGTCAACTGCAATTACTGGACTCCCATGCACAACTCGTGAATGAAAGTTACGACACGCTGTTGCGTAAAAGCCTTGTCAGCATGAGCGATTGCACCGAGCTATTTGTGATAGACCAACGGGGCAAAACCCTGGCATCCAGTTATGCGGCGCGCATCGGTGCCGAGGATCTGGATCGCAATGCCGTTAGCGCGGGCTTGGCACAGCCGTTTTTACACGGCCCTTACAAAGACCCGCAAACACTCGCCATTGGCAAACGCAGTTCATCCTTCCACGATCAGGTCACCCTGATGTTCTATTTGCCCATCGCCTTGAGCGATGGCACCAAGGGCTGCCTGTGCGCGCGTATTCCCAACGATGTACTGGGCGATTTGATCCAGCGCGAAGCGGGGCATATTTTTAGCGAATCCGGCGATAACTATTTGTTTATGGTGAAGTCGGTATTCGACCCGTCCATCAAAAGCGGCACCGCCCTCTCCCGCTCCCGTTTTGAGGACAATACTTTTTCCCACGGTGAAAACCTCACCTCAGGCGTGCACACCAATTGGGGCGCAGTAAAAATCCAGCAACACACTGAATTTGAAATTCGCTTTACCGACCCGGCCACCAACCAGTTACACCCTGGCGTGCGCGAAACTATTCGCAAGGGCAGCAATTTATTTGTCACTTACCCCGGCTACTCGGACTACCGCCACATACCGGTGGTGGGCAAAGGGGTTACCTTTAATTTGCAAGGCTCGCCCGATACCTGGGGCATGATGTGTGAAGCGGATTTAGAGGAAACCTATCGCCACCGTTCGCTCGGTTTTAAATTGATGAGCATTTATGGCGCCTGTGTGGGTGCCGGTGTCTTAACCAATCTCACCCTGGGGTATTTCAGCAACCTGCCCCACGCCGTTATTAATGCCCTAACCCTGTTGGTGTTAATCATTGGCGGCTTTATTTTTTACCACCGCGGGCCGCGTAAATTGGCACGACGCCTGGGCAAAATGACCGAAGTCATTCACGCCATTGCCGAGGGTGGCGGCAATTTGCAGCAGCGCCTGAATACCCAAAAACTGGCCAATGATGAGAGTGGCGATTTGGGGCGCTGGACAAACAGTTTTATCGACAACCTGGACCATATTGTCGGTGAAGTGATTCGCGCCGCGGATGAGGTGATGAAAAACAGCGACCGGCTATTAACCCACAACAGCCAGGCTACCGAGTCATCCCATTCTGTTTCGACCGCCATGGATAAAATGCTGTTGTTGGTCAGCGAGCAATTGCAGGAAATCAGCAAAGCGTCCGGTACCGCAACCGACATGAAAAAAATGATGGAAAACCTGGTAGAGCAAGCGCGCACCCAATTTGAATCGGTGCGCACCGGCACCCAGAGTATTCGCGATGTAGTGGACAACTCGGCGCGCACCATTCACAACCTGAATGGCCGTACCGCCGAAATTGGCAATATGATTTCACTGATCAGCGACATTACCAGCCAAACCAACTTGCTTGCACTCAACGCTGCCATTGAAGCAGCACGGGCGGGTGAGCACGGACGCGGCTTTTCCGTGGTAGCAGACGAGGTGCGCAGCCTGGCATCCCGCACGGCGGGTGTCGCACGGGAAATTGGCGAGAAAATCGAAGCCATTCGCAATGAGTCACAAACCGCAGCAGCTTATATGGAAACCAGTGTTGCCGATGTGGATCGCGGCCTGCGTCTGGCGGAGGAGGCATCTACCGATAACGCGCCCCTGCATGACATTGTCGAGCGCATGTTTGACATCATTCACCATATCGACCAGAACAGCCAACAACACGGCGACCAGGTACGCGAACTCAGCAGCGCCAACAACACCATGAGCAAGGTGGTGCGCGCACTGCAAACCAGTTCGGATCGCCTGAAAAATACCGCGACCAAACTCCATCAACTGGCGGGCGAGTTTCAGGTTAGCTCGCGCTGA
- a CDS encoding linear amide C-N hydrolase, with the protein MSDRYRIVFAVLLGWLVLVGSAAYACTRVVYQGPEQTIITARSMDWRDEIPADLWLFPRGMERQGMVGDHSLRWTSRYGSIVTSAFGMSSTDGMNEKGLVANLLWLAESQYPVFDGRKKGLTVAAWVQYVLDSYVSVDEAVKALRKEPFVVVSANIPGTNRFATLHLSLSDATGDNAILEYIDGKLVIHHDKSYTVMTNSPVFERQLALNEYWRDIGGTVMLPGTNRAADRFVRASFYINAIPQTSDAQKALASVFSVIRNASVPFGISSEQEPNISSTRWRTVADHKHRVYYFENVLTPNTFWVDISNADFNKGATVKKLPLANHETYTGDALPQFTAAAPFEFAGL; encoded by the coding sequence ATGAGTGATCGCTATCGGATTGTATTTGCTGTGTTATTGGGTTGGTTGGTACTGGTTGGGTCGGCAGCCTATGCGTGTACGCGGGTTGTCTATCAGGGGCCGGAACAAACCATTATTACCGCCCGTTCAATGGATTGGCGTGACGAGATTCCCGCCGACCTCTGGTTGTTCCCCCGTGGGATGGAGCGGCAGGGCATGGTGGGCGATCACTCCCTGCGCTGGACCTCCCGCTACGGCAGTATTGTTACCAGCGCATTTGGCATGAGCAGCACTGATGGCATGAACGAGAAGGGCTTGGTCGCCAATTTGCTGTGGTTGGCGGAGTCACAATACCCGGTGTTTGATGGGCGCAAAAAAGGTCTGACCGTGGCGGCTTGGGTGCAATATGTATTGGATAGCTACGTCAGTGTGGATGAGGCTGTCAAGGCTCTGCGCAAAGAACCATTTGTGGTGGTCTCGGCCAATATTCCCGGCACCAATCGTTTTGCGACGTTGCATTTGTCGCTATCGGACGCGACGGGTGACAATGCCATCCTGGAATACATTGATGGCAAATTGGTAATTCACCACGACAAGTCATACACCGTCATGACCAACTCCCCGGTCTTTGAGCGACAGTTGGCACTCAATGAATACTGGCGCGACATTGGCGGTACGGTGATGCTGCCTGGCACTAACCGCGCTGCTGATCGGTTTGTGCGCGCGTCTTTTTACATCAATGCCATCCCTCAAACCAGCGACGCGCAAAAAGCACTGGCCAGTGTGTTTAGCGTAATTCGCAATGCATCTGTTCCATTCGGGATTTCCTCCGAACAGGAACCTAATATCTCCTCCACGCGCTGGCGCACGGTGGCTGATCACAAGCACCGTGTTTATTATTTTGAAAATGTACTAACGCCTAATACCTTTTGGGTGGATATCAGCAACGCTGATTTCAACAAGGGAGCGACAGTAAAAAAATTGCCGCTGGCAAACCATGAAACCTATACCGGCGATGCGCTACCGCAGTTTACAGCGGCAGCGCCTTTTGAATTCGCCGGTTTGTAG
- a CDS encoding GDSL-type esterase/lipase family protein, producing MTCTLAIKQSAIAKTSRHALLLLGLCGALSACQHTTGDSAQLQGLVIAGQPLANAVVTLRDAQGETRQTTTDSHGSYSLPVQGLTPPLRLSAVAGGKSEDCQQNATLRPICMAAVIETLPATTTAIANINPLTDRIVSDLAVAQGFIGPQQWIDAPAIAPLTPSAFTQARRPMQAGFAQALKQVGIRDVDHFDPATYPLTDNSALQEMLGLLNHNRNYDNNTGSVGHTSLSDPGFRPLVGLQSSGAYEVFDLSRARQEAAAIRQAKTRVFIVGDSTSAVYEQLRYPRMGWGQMLEAQFADNASVKVVVGSRAGRSSRDFYNGRWFAQMEKLIQPGDYVFINHGHNDQNCDASKPLRGAADVANLCTYPNNAQGQPQYPAGKPELAFYHSLERYVKIARERGAMPVLFTPTARIKNAQGVQTTPVVHSHLTRHKPGSDYAFVGDYSQTIMDLARAEKLPLIDLEKASIAFANRVGEPGWRDYWLVVDKSINPYYSDTMGGSTQLPDGTHFQKNGAEAMAQLVANAIRHQPELAPLAALLRQMSGSP from the coding sequence ATGACCTGCACCCTAGCCATCAAACAATCCGCTATAGCAAAAACCTCGCGCCACGCCCTGCTCCTGCTCGGCCTGTGCGGCGCCCTGTCCGCCTGCCAACACACCACAGGTGACTCAGCCCAATTACAAGGATTGGTGATAGCGGGACAACCACTGGCCAATGCTGTGGTGACCCTGCGCGATGCACAGGGCGAAACGCGCCAAACCACTACCGATAGCCATGGCAGCTACAGCCTGCCTGTGCAGGGGTTAACCCCACCGCTGCGCCTGTCAGCCGTTGCCGGTGGCAAGAGTGAAGACTGCCAGCAAAATGCAACCTTGCGCCCGATTTGCATGGCAGCAGTGATTGAGACGCTGCCGGCCACCACAACCGCTATTGCCAATATCAACCCGCTCACTGATCGCATAGTGTCTGACCTGGCCGTCGCACAGGGGTTTATTGGCCCACAACAATGGATAGATGCACCAGCAATCGCACCACTCACCCCCAGCGCCTTCACTCAAGCCAGGCGCCCGATGCAGGCCGGTTTTGCGCAAGCGTTGAAACAGGTTGGTATAAGGGATGTGGATCATTTTGACCCGGCGACTTATCCGTTAACGGATAACAGTGCCCTGCAGGAGATGCTGGGGCTGCTCAATCACAACCGCAATTACGACAACAACACCGGCAGCGTTGGCCATACCAGCCTGAGCGATCCCGGCTTTCGGCCACTGGTCGGGTTACAGAGTTCAGGAGCCTATGAAGTGTTTGACCTATCGCGCGCACGTCAGGAAGCAGCGGCTATTCGCCAGGCCAAAACCCGCGTGTTTATCGTGGGCGATTCCACGTCGGCGGTGTACGAACAACTGCGCTACCCACGTATGGGTTGGGGTCAAATGTTAGAAGCGCAATTTGCCGACAATGCCAGCGTGAAAGTGGTTGTCGGCTCGCGCGCCGGGCGCAGCTCACGGGATTTTTACAATGGCCGCTGGTTTGCGCAGATGGAAAAACTTATCCAGCCCGGTGACTATGTATTTATCAATCACGGCCACAACGATCAAAACTGTGATGCCAGTAAACCTCTGCGCGGCGCGGCTGATGTCGCTAACTTATGCACCTACCCAAACAATGCCCAAGGCCAACCACAGTACCCGGCAGGCAAACCGGAATTGGCCTTTTACCATTCGTTGGAACGCTATGTGAAAATTGCCCGGGAGCGCGGCGCCATGCCTGTGCTTTTCACCCCCACCGCGCGTATTAAAAACGCACAGGGCGTACAAACCACACCGGTAGTGCACAGCCACCTCACCCGTCACAAACCCGGCAGTGACTATGCCTTTGTGGGCGATTACAGCCAGACCATTATGGATTTGGCCCGCGCCGAAAAGCTCCCGCTGATCGATTTGGAAAAAGCCAGCATCGCCTTTGCCAATCGGGTGGGCGAACCCGGCTGGCGCGACTATTGGCTGGTGGTGGATAAAAGCATCAACCCCTATTACAGCGATACTATGGGCGGCAGTACTCAATTGCCGGATGGCACCCACTTCCAAAAAAATGGCGCCGAGGCCATGGCGCAACTGGTAGCCAACGCCATTCGCCACCAGCCCGAACTGGCACCACTGGCTGCCCTGCTGCGTCAGATGTCAGGTTCCCCATAA
- a CDS encoding YCF48-related protein: MKSLPFIIIVLGTLLLCACEKKSAPALAATENSLFTSDAIIQNLRVTNPRFLTALSHPTQHIIAGTDGTIISLQVNSADAVGGNSLATGVSNSIFALATNSDASQWVAVGEEGLLLHSTDGGAHWIKKISHSDKKLLAIAFDTAHNTWVAGGEQGALLYSSNGADWRTIALENNANISAIYAVPTRASLIALGDNGLLLISTNGGSEWQTIPVDAELSLARLVVYGEVLLLATTDGKILRSDSHWQHWETIATGSNAFLTGLHHHADTDTLIAISSAGEILLSDDGGTLWAPVAMLDAPLNTISAFNQTLWVTGDSGTLAYSHNGGRTWSPIKTGTEADIEGLIAVADGQLVAYGAGGLLLHSKNQGQDWQWLKAPALDFVHQLSQTHAGLWLAVGAKGLLLSSTNGGQDWQAVNATTQQSDYFFSLIHDQQSNRLIAAGPPGTVVVSDDGGDHWRVRLALGDATQGYFHQLLGNDKGTLVAIAGPGKIHYSTDAGEHWDGVASDDNRQLFSGTYSHPLKRFIAVGQGGRITLSADGKHWQAQESGVSHSLQMTYADGKRLWGGGEQGILLYSDNAGKQWHQVATHTNRTLLSLTKLQSGTLIITGTHGTVLRSTNAGQDWQLQATPATDLIRQPVQDPATGILYASSRAGTIIYSRDDGQHWQPLDKFTSASIKSLALDTQQRMLLGGGERLIRIPLLH; encoded by the coding sequence ATGAAAAGTTTGCCTTTTATAATTATTGTTCTTGGCACCTTGCTGCTTTGCGCCTGTGAAAAAAAATCGGCACCTGCCTTAGCGGCTACCGAAAACTCATTATTCACAAGCGATGCCATTATTCAGAATTTACGTGTCACTAACCCACGTTTTTTAACGGCGCTGTCTCACCCGACACAACATATTATTGCAGGAACAGATGGCACCATAATCTCGCTGCAGGTCAATAGCGCTGATGCTGTAGGTGGCAATAGCCTCGCAACTGGTGTGAGCAATAGTATTTTTGCACTCGCCACAAATAGTGATGCAAGCCAATGGGTTGCTGTGGGGGAAGAGGGGTTGCTGCTGCATTCAACCGATGGCGGTGCTCACTGGATAAAAAAAATCAGTCATAGCGACAAAAAATTACTGGCAATTGCATTTGATACTGCACATAACACCTGGGTAGCTGGCGGTGAACAAGGCGCCTTGTTGTACTCATCCAATGGCGCTGACTGGCGCACAATTGCGCTGGAAAACAATGCCAACATCAGCGCTATTTATGCTGTTCCCACACGCGCCAGTCTTATCGCTCTGGGTGACAATGGGTTATTGCTGATATCAACGAATGGCGGCAGTGAGTGGCAAACAATACCGGTTGATGCGGAATTGTCGCTCGCGCGTTTGGTGGTGTACGGCGAGGTATTATTGCTTGCGACAACCGATGGCAAAATCCTGCGCAGCGATTCGCATTGGCAGCACTGGGAGACAATCGCCACCGGTAGCAACGCATTTCTTACAGGCCTGCATCACCATGCTGATACCGATACGCTGATTGCGATTTCCAGTGCAGGTGAGATTCTACTGTCCGATGACGGCGGCACACTCTGGGCTCCTGTCGCCATGCTGGACGCGCCGCTCAATACCATTAGCGCATTCAATCAAACCCTGTGGGTCACAGGCGACAGCGGCACCCTTGCCTATTCACACAATGGTGGCCGCACCTGGAGCCCGATCAAGACAGGCACCGAAGCGGATATTGAAGGGCTGATTGCCGTGGCGGACGGGCAACTTGTCGCCTATGGCGCTGGCGGGTTGTTGCTGCACAGCAAAAATCAGGGGCAAGACTGGCAATGGCTTAAAGCGCCTGCGCTGGATTTTGTGCATCAACTTAGCCAAACACACGCAGGACTGTGGCTCGCGGTTGGCGCGAAAGGTTTACTGCTGTCATCCACGAATGGCGGTCAAGACTGGCAAGCGGTGAACGCCACAACCCAGCAAAGCGATTATTTTTTCTCGCTGATCCACGACCAGCAGTCCAACCGATTGATCGCAGCGGGGCCACCGGGCACTGTTGTAGTGTCTGACGATGGCGGCGATCACTGGCGTGTACGCCTAGCATTGGGCGACGCCACGCAGGGCTACTTTCATCAACTGCTGGGAAACGACAAGGGAACGCTGGTGGCCATTGCAGGCCCCGGCAAGATTCACTATTCGACGGATGCAGGTGAACACTGGGACGGCGTGGCGAGTGATGACAACAGGCAACTGTTTTCCGGTACTTATAGCCACCCGCTGAAACGTTTTATCGCCGTTGGCCAAGGCGGGCGAATCACACTCTCAGCCGATGGCAAACACTGGCAAGCACAGGAAAGTGGGGTCAGCCACAGCCTGCAAATGACTTATGCCGATGGCAAACGGCTCTGGGGGGGAGGTGAACAAGGGATACTGCTCTACTCCGACAACGCCGGGAAACAGTGGCACCAGGTAGCGACCCATACCAATCGTACATTGTTATCGCTCACCAAACTCCAGAGCGGCACGCTGATAATTACCGGCACCCACGGCACGGTATTGCGCTCCACCAATGCCGGTCAGGATTGGCAGCTACAAGCAACGCCCGCGACTGACCTGATCCGTCAACCAGTGCAAGACCCCGCTACCGGCATTCTCTATGCTTCCAGCCGTGCGGGAACCATTATCTACAGCAGGGATGATGGGCAGCACTGGCAGCCGCTCGACAAATTCACCTCGGCGTCCATCAAGTCCCTCGCGCTGGATACCCAACAGCGCATGCTGCTGGGCGGCGGTGAACGCCTGATCCGTATACCACTACTCCACTGA
- a CDS encoding pectate lyase: protein MLKKIMITTLLIGTSAAVMAANRPSGYTTICKTDQTCTVSQATNVAFGASDKFVYKVLSGSFKCSVSTFGSDPIPSKTVKECSIPASGTGTSTPSSSSVASSSGSTGGSAECKAGAVIENKTVDCGGKTLGLSCPGDGEGQPPVITLKNATIKNLRISKSGGADGIHCTSGSCRAENVVWEDICEDAASLISSGTRFTISGGSAYNNTSNSPGGKPDKIFQHNSKNSTFEINNGFTAKGVNGKLWRSCGNCSSNGGPRNLVVNNVRIEGKIDSIAGVNRNFGDKATIRNLKIQGYKSGSPKVCEEFQGVQKGSDSSKYGEYWNTANCDVSKSDVTAF, encoded by the coding sequence ATGTTAAAAAAAATAATGATAACAACGCTATTGATTGGTACCTCTGCCGCCGTTATGGCAGCCAATCGCCCGAGTGGATACACCACGATTTGTAAAACAGACCAAACCTGTACCGTATCTCAAGCGACAAATGTGGCTTTTGGTGCGTCAGACAAGTTTGTTTACAAAGTACTGAGCGGTTCATTCAAATGTAGCGTCTCAACTTTTGGTTCTGATCCAATCCCATCCAAAACTGTAAAAGAGTGTTCAATTCCTGCCAGTGGTACAGGAACCAGCACGCCAAGCAGTAGCAGTGTTGCATCATCGTCCGGTTCTACGGGTGGTAGTGCGGAGTGTAAAGCGGGAGCGGTAATTGAGAACAAAACCGTCGATTGCGGTGGCAAGACACTCGGTCTGTCATGCCCTGGCGACGGCGAAGGACAACCGCCTGTGATTACCCTGAAGAATGCGACGATTAAAAACCTGCGCATTTCCAAAAGCGGTGGAGCAGATGGTATTCACTGTACGAGCGGTTCCTGTCGTGCAGAAAATGTGGTCTGGGAAGATATCTGTGAAGATGCTGCCTCCCTGATCAGCAGTGGTACACGGTTCACTATTTCCGGTGGTTCTGCGTATAACAATACCAGTAATTCACCGGGTGGAAAGCCTGATAAAATTTTCCAGCACAACTCCAAAAACAGTACCTTTGAAATTAATAACGGGTTTACTGCCAAGGGTGTGAACGGAAAATTGTGGCGTTCTTGCGGAAACTGCTCAAGCAATGGCGGGCCGCGTAACCTGGTAGTGAACAATGTTCGCATAGAAGGAAAAATTGATAGCATCGCCGGTGTAAACCGTAACTTTGGTGATAAGGCAACGATTCGTAACCTGAAAATCCAGGGCTATAAATCCGGCTCACCCAAAGTGTGTGAGGAATTCCAGGGCGTACAAAAAGGTAGCGACTCTAGCAAGTACGGTGAGTACTGGAATACTGCAAACTGCGATGTAAGTAAGTCTGATGTAACGGCTTTCTGA